Part of the Microbacterium immunditiarum genome is shown below.
CCTGCAGTACGCCCTTGAGAGCGGACAGGACTCAGGCGTGTGGGGTGGTCTCTCCGAGGACGAGCGGCGTGCTCTGAAGCGCCGTGCTGCCCGCGCTCGTCGCGCTTCCTGACGCGACCGCCCCTGCACCGGGCGTCAGCCCGGTACAACCAGCACAGCCGTGCTGCCCGCGCTCGTCGCGCTTCCTGACGCGACCACCCCTGCACCGGGCGTCAGCCCGGTACAACCAGCACCGCCGCGCTGCCCGCGCTCGTCGCGCTTCCTGACCTCATGACGGATGCCGCGGCATCCGTCTCGCTCAGTTGTTCGCGCGCCTGATGTAGCGCAGCGGGATCTCGATCGTCACCTCGGTGCCGCTGCCGACGAGCGTGTGCCAGTCGATCGTGCCGCCGAGCTCGCCCTGGATGAGCGTGCGCACGATCTGCGTGCCGAGCCCTCGCCCGACCTGACCTTCGGGCAGACCGACGCCCGTGTCGCGCACTCGCACCTCGAGGCGTTCGTCGGTGCGGTCGGCGATGATCTCGACGTCGCCCTCCTGCCCCGCGAGGCCGTGTTCGACCGCGTTGGTGACGAGCTCGGTGAGCGCGAGAGCGAGCGGCGTCGCGTACTCGCTCGGCAGCGTGCCGAACTTCCCGGTCGAGCGGGTCTTCGCGCGCGTGTTGGGCGCGGCGGCGACCTCGGCCACGAGCTTGAGCACGCGGGCGAACACGTCGTCGAAGTCGACGCTCTGCGTAAGCCCCTCCGACAGCGTGTCGTGCACGACCGCGATCGCCGACACGCGCCGCATGGCCTGCGTGAGCGCCTCGCGGGCCTCGTCGGAGTGCGTGCGGCGGGCCTGGATGCGCAGCAGCGATGCGACCGTCTGCAGGTTGTTCTTGACGCGGTGGTGGATCTCGCGGATCGTCGCGTCCTTCGTGATGAGCTCCTGCTCCTGGTGCCGCATCTCGGTGACGTCGCGGCACAGCACGATCGCGCCGATGCGCGTGCCGTGGTCGCGCAGCGGGATCGTTCGCAGCGAGACCGTCACGCCGCGCGCCTCGATGTCGGTGCGCCACGGGGCGCGGCCGGTCACGACGACAGGCAGCGACTCGTCGAACTGGCGCTTCTCGGGCAGTATCCGCGTCACGACCTCGACGAGCGACTCTCCCTCGAGCTCGTCGTCGAAGCCGAGGCGGTTGAACGCCGAGAGCGCGTTCGGGCTCGCGAACGTCGTGATGCCGTCGACGTCGAGGCGGATGAGCCCGTCCGACGCGCGCGGCGCGCCGCGCCGCGGGCCCGTCGGCGCGGACAGGTCCGGGAAGTCGCCCGTGGCGATCATGCCGAACAGATCGTCGGCGCAGTCGTTGAACGTGATCTGCTGGCGCGACGGCGTGCGCGTCTCGCCGAGGTTCGTGTGTCGCGTGAGCACGCCGATCACGCGCGGCTCCTCCCCCTGCTGCGCGTGATCGCGCACGATCGGCACCGCGCGCACGCGCGTGGGCGTCTCCTCGAACCAGTCGGGCGAGGCGGAGTCGACGATCCGCACGGTGGTGAATGCATCGCGCACCTGCGTGCGCCACTGCGGCCGCACCCGGTCGCCGACGATGTCGCGGTAGAAGAGCGTCGCGGCGCTGCTGGGACGGGTGTGAGCGACCGCGATGAACGAGTCGTCGGCGGTGGGCGCCCAGATGACGATGTCTGCGAAGGCGAGGTCGGCGAGCAGCTGTCCGTCCCCGGCGAGGCGGTGCAGCCATTCGACGTCCGCCTCGCTCGAACGGCCTTGGGCGTACACGAGATCGCTGAGCGTCGACACCCGTCCAGCCTAGAGGCGGAGGTGCGGATGCCGCGTTCCGCAGCCCTCCGCCCGCGCGGGGTCCGCGCGGGCGGGTCAGCCCGCGACCGCGGCCTCCCGCTGCTTGCGGGCGCGGCGACGAGGGGTGCGCCGCGCGGGCGCCGCCGGCGGGACGACCGCCTCGCCCACGAACCGCCGCAGCGCGAGCGCGAACGACGATCGCGGAGCGACTTCGGCGATCGGGCGAGCCGCGAGGATCGAGGCATCCGCCGCCTTGTGGTCTGCCGGCACGAACCACACGTCCTCGATGCCGGCGAAGCGGTCGAGCGTGCGGCGGACCTGGCCGCGCGCGTCGACGCCGAGCGTGCCGCCGCGGAGCCGGTTCGCCACGACCGCGACGGGCGTCGAGCCGATCGTCGAGCGCAGCTCGGGGTAGGCGCGCAGGAACCGGGAGACGCCGACCGGATCCGCTCCGACGACGGCGACCACCAGGTCGGCGCTGCGCAGGGCGGCGAGCGTCGCGGCGTTGCGGCGCGGTCCTTCGAGGTCGCTCATGATCTCTTCGTCGCGCTCGAGCGGGGCGGCGACGTCGACGACGGTGTGCTCGGCCCAGTCGCGGCACGCCGCCAGCGCGCCTGTGACCCGTGCGTCGCTCAGCTCCGGCCACCGCGACGGACGGTTGATGCCCGTGAGCACGTCGACGCCCGAGCGCCCGAGCGGCGTCGCGATGCGCGTCAGCTCGCGCGCGTCGAGTCCGCCGAGCTCGGCCTGGCGGCACGCGGCGGCGAAGCCCGGTCCTTCGTCGGCGAGCCCCAGCACGAGGGCCAGCGACGGTGCGTGCGAGTCCGCATCCACGAGCCCGACGTGGCGGCCGCCTCGCGCGAGCTCGACGGCGAGCTCGATCGCCATCGTGGTGCGACCGGGCGAACCCGCCGGACCCCACACGACGATCACGCGCGGCGCCGAAGGGCCGGGACGGTGCGCCTCGGGCTCTCGCTCGACAGGCCACGCGTGCACGTTGTGAACGGTCGGGGGTGCGCCCGCTGCCCGTTCAGCCGGCGGGCGCACCTCGTCGCGCGGCGGGGTTCCACGCGCTGCTCTCGGCGCTCCGACGGCATCGGCACGCCCCGAGCCGATCCGCGGCGCGTCGAGTGCCTCGGCCAGCCGCCACGGCTCGACGTCGACCGGCATCGCCGGAGGAAGCCCGAACAGCCCCGCGACCCGCTCGTCGCCCGGGGCGGCGCTCAGCGGTGCGATGCGCACGCCCCTGCGGTCGCACAGCGCCACGACGTCCGCGGTGAGCGTGTCGCGAGACGCCTGCAGCACCACGACGTCGACGTCGTGAAGGAGGTCGACGACGGCCCCCTTCCCGGCGCCGGGCGCGTACGACGCGGGGTCGCGTGAAGCGACCGACATCTCGGATGCCGCGACCACAGCCGCGATCTCGACGCCCTCGCGCTCGAGCCCCGCGACGAGGCGCTCGGTCCACGGCTCGTCGACCGCGATGAGGACCCTCACCGCGACGCCGCCGCGGCGGGGACGATCGACAGGGCCGACTCGTCGGACATGGCCGCGAGCACGTCGGCGACGTCGGCACGAGGCACGACGAGCTCGAGCGCAGCGGATGCCCCGCCGATGACGCCGTCGTCTCGCGTGACCGCCACGACCGACGCGTCAGCCACGAGGATGCGCGGCGTGTCGTAGCGTCCGTGCTCGATGAGCGGCGCGGCCCACACCTCCACGAGCGATCCGGTGCGCACCGTCTCGGGCACGTCGACGGTGCTGCGCACCACGACGCTCGTCGTGTCTGCTCGTTCGGCGTCGCCGACGGCGCTCACCGGAACCAGCTCGCCGGACTCGATCGTGCGCGTCGCGATGACGCCCTCGGCAAGGGCTTCGGGGGCGAGGTACGCGTCGGCGGCACGGCCCAGGGCGACGTCGATCGTGCGGACGTCGTCGGCTGCGACCGGCTGGCCCGGCACGATCGTGCGCGCGGCGGTGAGCACCGGCACGGTCTGGCGCGACGCGGAGACCACGAACCACACACCCGCGATCGATGCGACGACCAGCAGCACCCCGATGAGGAACCGGGCATCGGACCAGAACGGCTTCGGGCGTGGTCGAGTGGTGTCGATCGCGGTCATGCCACCCATCGTGACGCAGACCGTCGAGCACGCTTCTCGGTTATCCACAGACCGGGACCCGACGAGCCCGACCGCCCCCGGCGCCACGATAATCGGAGACATGTCCGCGACCCCGTCCGACTCCCGGCTGCTCGCGCCGGCACAGGTGGCCGAGCTTCTCGGCATCTCGGTCGATGACGTCGTCGACCTCGTCCGCACGGCTCGCATTCGCGGCGTGCGGGTCGGTTCGTCCGCGCAGCTGCGCGTGTTCGCGCGCAGCGTGAACGACTACCTCGACGATCTGGCCGAAGAGGAGCGCCTCGCCGCCCTGTGGCGCGAGTCGAACGAGGCGAGCTTCCCGGAGCTCTGGGGCACCGGCATCGTGCGGAATGCCGACTGAGCATCCGTCCCGCCCTCACGAGGCGAAGGCGCGCCGTC
Proteins encoded:
- a CDS encoding AAA family ATPase; its protein translation is MRVLIAVDEPWTERLVAGLEREGVEIAAVVAASEMSVASRDPASYAPGAGKGAVVDLLHDVDVVVLQASRDTLTADVVALCDRRGVRIAPLSAAPGDERVAGLFGLPPAMPVDVEPWRLAEALDAPRIGSGRADAVGAPRAARGTPPRDEVRPPAERAAGAPPTVHNVHAWPVEREPEAHRPGPSAPRVIVVWGPAGSPGRTTMAIELAVELARGGRHVGLVDADSHAPSLALVLGLADEGPGFAAACRQAELGGLDARELTRIATPLGRSGVDVLTGINRPSRWPELSDARVTGALAACRDWAEHTVVDVAAPLERDEEIMSDLEGPRRNAATLAALRSADLVVAVVGADPVGVSRFLRAYPELRSTIGSTPVAVVANRLRGGTLGVDARGQVRRTLDRFAGIEDVWFVPADHKAADASILAARPIAEVAPRSSFALALRRFVGEAVVPPAAPARRTPRRRARKQREAAVAG
- a CDS encoding histidine kinase N-terminal domain-containing protein; the protein is MSTLSDLVYAQGRSSEADVEWLHRLAGDGQLLADLAFADIVIWAPTADDSFIAVAHTRPSSAATLFYRDIVGDRVRPQWRTQVRDAFTTVRIVDSASPDWFEETPTRVRAVPIVRDHAQQGEEPRVIGVLTRHTNLGETRTPSRQQITFNDCADDLFGMIATGDFPDLSAPTGPRRGAPRASDGLIRLDVDGITTFASPNALSAFNRLGFDDELEGESLVEVVTRILPEKRQFDESLPVVVTGRAPWRTDIEARGVTVSLRTIPLRDHGTRIGAIVLCRDVTEMRHQEQELITKDATIREIHHRVKNNLQTVASLLRIQARRTHSDEAREALTQAMRRVSAIAVVHDTLSEGLTQSVDFDDVFARVLKLVAEVAAAPNTRAKTRSTGKFGTLPSEYATPLALALTELVTNAVEHGLAGQEGDVEIIADRTDERLEVRVRDTGVGLPEGQVGRGLGTQIVRTLIQGELGGTIDWHTLVGSGTEVTIEIPLRYIRRANN
- a CDS encoding helix-turn-helix domain-containing protein; the protein is MSATPSDSRLLAPAQVAELLGISVDDVVDLVRTARIRGVRVGSSAQLRVFARSVNDYLDDLAEEERLAALWRESNEASFPELWGTGIVRNAD
- a CDS encoding SAF domain-containing protein; the encoded protein is MTAIDTTRPRPKPFWSDARFLIGVLLVVASIAGVWFVVSASRQTVPVLTAARTIVPGQPVAADDVRTIDVALGRAADAYLAPEALAEGVIATRTIESGELVPVSAVGDAERADTTSVVVRSTVDVPETVRTGSLVEVWAAPLIEHGRYDTPRILVADASVVAVTRDDGVIGGASAALELVVPRADVADVLAAMSDESALSIVPAAAASR